The Flavobacterium psychrophilum genome includes a region encoding these proteins:
- a CDS encoding ABC transporter ATP-binding protein, which produces MSDDKKVIFSMSRVGKTFPGAQKPVLKDIYLSFFYGAKIGILGLNGSGKSSLLKLIAGVDKNFQGDIVFAPGYTVGYLEQEPQLDENKTVIEVVREGVAETMAILDEFNKINDSFGDPEVYEDADKMQKLMDRQAELQDKIDASGAWEIDTKLEIAMDALRTPEPDTPINVLSGGEKRRVALCRLLLQQPDVLLLDEPTNHLDAESVLWLEQHLQHYAGTVIAVTHDRYFLDNVAGWILELDRGEGIPWKGNYSSWLDQKAKRLEQEEKTASKRRKTLERELDWVRQGAKGRQTKQKARLQNYDRLLNEDQKELDEKLEIYIPNGPRLGTNVIEAKGVAKGYGDKLLYDNLNFTLPQAGIVGIIGPNGAGKTTIFRMIMGEETPDAGEFTVGETVKIAYVDQSHSNIDPEKSIWENFCDGQELIMMGGRQVNSRAYLSRFNFSGSDQNKKVATLSGGERNRLHLAITLKEEGNVLLLDEPTNDLDINTLRALEEGLDNFAGCAVVISHDRWFLDRVCTHILAFEGNSEVYFFEGSFSEYEENKKKRLGGDLTPKRIKYKKLIRG; this is translated from the coding sequence ATGTCAGACGATAAGAAAGTAATATTTTCAATGTCCCGTGTAGGTAAGACCTTTCCGGGCGCACAAAAACCTGTATTAAAAGATATTTATCTAAGTTTTTTCTACGGTGCCAAAATTGGTATCCTTGGTCTTAATGGTTCGGGTAAATCCTCGCTATTAAAACTTATAGCAGGTGTAGATAAAAATTTCCAGGGTGATATTGTATTTGCACCGGGATATACTGTTGGTTACCTTGAACAGGAGCCACAATTAGATGAAAACAAAACAGTTATTGAGGTAGTTCGTGAAGGTGTCGCCGAAACAATGGCTATCCTTGACGAATTCAACAAAATTAATGACAGTTTTGGTGATCCTGAAGTATATGAGGATGCAGATAAAATGCAAAAACTTATGGACCGTCAGGCAGAACTTCAGGATAAGATAGATGCTTCGGGTGCATGGGAAATTGACACCAAGCTTGAAATAGCAATGGATGCGCTTCGTACTCCTGAACCTGATACTCCTATTAATGTGCTTTCTGGTGGTGAAAAAAGACGTGTGGCTTTATGTCGCCTTCTTTTACAACAACCGGATGTACTATTACTGGATGAGCCTACCAATCACCTTGATGCAGAAAGTGTATTGTGGTTAGAGCAGCATCTTCAGCATTATGCAGGTACAGTAATTGCTGTAACGCACGACCGTTATTTCCTTGATAACGTAGCCGGTTGGATACTTGAACTTGACAGGGGAGAAGGTATTCCATGGAAAGGTAACTACTCTTCATGGTTAGATCAAAAAGCAAAACGCCTTGAACAGGAAGAGAAAACTGCTTCTAAAAGAAGAAAAACGCTTGAGCGCGAGCTTGATTGGGTTAGACAGGGTGCTAAAGGACGCCAGACTAAACAAAAGGCACGTTTACAAAACTACGACAGATTGTTAAACGAAGACCAGAAAGAACTTGATGAAAAACTGGAAATCTACATACCTAACGGACCAAGGCTTGGTACAAATGTTATTGAGGCTAAAGGTGTTGCTAAAGGATATGGAGATAAATTGTTATATGACAACCTTAATTTCACGCTGCCACAAGCTGGTATTGTTGGTATTATTGGTCCAAATGGTGCCGGTAAAACCACTATCTTCAGAATGATCATGGGTGAAGAAACTCCCGATGCAGGTGAATTTACAGTTGGTGAAACAGTTAAGATTGCTTATGTTGACCAATCTCACTCAAATATTGACCCTGAAAAATCTATTTGGGAAAATTTCTGTGATGGACAGGAGCTTATCATGATGGGCGGAAGACAGGTTAACTCACGTGCTTACCTAAGCCGTTTTAACTTTAGTGGTAGCGACCAGAATAAAAAAGTTGCTACGCTATCAGGCGGTGAGCGTAACAGGCTTCACCTTGCTATAACGCTAAAAGAAGAAGGTAATGTACTATTACTGGATGAGCCTACGAATGACCTTGATATCAACACGCTTCGTGCACTTGAAGAAGGTCTGGATAACTTTGCGGGTTGTGCAGTGGTAATTTCTCACGACAGATGGTTTCTTGACAGGGTATGTACGCATATTCTTGCGTTTGAAGGAAACTCTGAAGTATACTTCTTTGAAGGTAGCTTCTCTGAATATGAAGAGAATAAAAAGAAACGCCTTGGTGGTGATTTAACGCCAAAACGTATCAAGTACAAAAAACTTATCAGAGGATAA
- a CDS encoding flagellar motor protein MotB, which produces MKKIALPLLLATLATGSLQAQDMQVTTTSTTTNVDNGFNKWSIEVGGGINKPFRTFTPGYRTDRANFFTVDLGTRYMFNNKFGLKLDFGYNRFVNNDETPEFESTYLRGDIQAVINLGRVLSFEDWTSTIGLLAHGGGGVYRLSSNDDAFEGEDWGANLIGGLTAQLKLSRSIVLTADVTGIVNGFQNKNFDGFSNNRGKTVDGAVLNGTLGLTFYLGKHEQHADWVTDVKSDELAALEERIGSVETMMNDTDKDGVPDYLDAEPNTTAGVAVDTKGRAIDRNNNGVPDELESYIENKTKEIAAAGGSGTDLQGLINGGYVNVYFDFNKDMPNSASVTGINFLTKYLKENPSASTDVIGYADEIGNSEYNKALSQRRAENVKKILVDSGIDASRLNIIGNGEDTSVNKDSKQARQVVRRVTFIIK; this is translated from the coding sequence ATGAAGAAAATTGCACTCCCTTTATTATTAGCTACACTGGCAACGGGAAGCTTACAAGCGCAAGACATGCAGGTGACCACAACAAGTACAACCACTAATGTCGACAATGGATTTAACAAATGGTCGATTGAAGTAGGCGGTGGTATTAACAAACCATTCAGAACATTTACTCCTGGCTACAGAACAGACAGAGCAAACTTTTTTACTGTAGATCTTGGAACAAGATACATGTTCAATAACAAATTCGGTTTGAAATTGGATTTTGGTTATAACAGATTCGTAAATAACGATGAAACTCCGGAATTCGAAAGCACTTACTTAAGAGGTGATATCCAGGCTGTAATTAACCTTGGAAGAGTTTTAAGCTTTGAAGACTGGACCAGCACTATTGGCTTACTAGCACACGGTGGTGGTGGTGTTTACAGACTAAGCAGCAATGATGACGCTTTTGAAGGCGAAGACTGGGGAGCTAACCTAATAGGTGGTTTAACAGCACAATTAAAATTATCAAGAAGCATTGTTCTTACAGCTGACGTTACAGGTATAGTTAACGGATTCCAAAACAAAAATTTTGACGGATTTAGTAACAACAGAGGTAAAACTGTAGATGGTGCCGTACTTAACGGAACTTTAGGTCTTACATTCTACCTTGGTAAACATGAACAACATGCTGACTGGGTTACAGATGTTAAATCTGATGAGCTAGCTGCACTTGAAGAAAGAATCGGATCTGTTGAAACAATGATGAACGATACAGATAAAGATGGTGTGCCTGACTACTTAGATGCTGAACCAAATACTACTGCAGGTGTTGCTGTAGATACTAAAGGTAGAGCTATCGACCGTAACAACAATGGTGTGCCGGATGAATTAGAATCTTACATAGAAAACAAAACTAAAGAAATTGCAGCTGCTGGCGGTTCAGGTACAGATCTACAAGGTCTAATCAACGGTGGATACGTTAATGTATACTTCGATTTCAATAAAGATATGCCTAACTCGGCTTCTGTAACAGGTATCAACTTCTTAACGAAATACCTAAAAGAGAATCCATCTGCAAGTACAGACGTAATTGGTTACGCTGACGAAATTGGAAACAGCGAGTACAACAAAGCACTTTCTCAACGAAGAGCTGAGAATGTTAAGAAAATCCTTGTTGACTCGGGTATCGACGCTTCTAGATTAAACATCATAGGAAACGGTGAAGATACTTCTGTAAACAAAGACAGCAAACAAGCTCGTCAGGTTGTAAGAAGAGTTACATTTATTATCAAATAA
- a CDS encoding succinate-semialdehyde dehydrogenase (in Escherichia coli this enzyme appears to be an NAD+/NADP+-dependent succinate semialdehyde dehydrogenase) translates to MEKSTKTINPFNNNLVANYQYSSTIQVFEALKISQESFTNWSDLNVKNRIDFIKNLAFDLTRQQHLLAKRCTLEMGKPIKQSIAEVQKCKLLCDYYVENAEKFLSAEKIDTDGSESFVTYEPLGVILGVMPWNFPYWQVFRFAIPAIIAGNTVVVKHASNVAGCAQLLEDIFIEAGFPKGVYQNLMIASDQVEDVIKNPIIKAVSLTGSEKAGAAVASAAAKEIKKAVLELGGSNALIICEDADLDKAVPIAVTARMQNAGQSCIAAKRFFVHESLFDTFIRKFKEGVEKMKIGDPMNDDTEIGPLARIDLAKDIEKQVDKSVEMGAKIITGGKRTDAFYDPTVLIDVTTDMPVFNEEVFGPAVPVMPFKTFEEAVELSNKSNFGLGVSIFTEDIEAIKNKIHLFQEGAVFINAMVKSDPALPFGGVKRSGYGRELAENGMKEFVNVKTVYIK, encoded by the coding sequence ATGGAAAAATCAACAAAGACGATTAACCCTTTTAACAATAATTTGGTTGCAAACTACCAGTATAGTAGCACTATACAGGTTTTTGAAGCATTAAAAATTAGTCAGGAAAGTTTTACAAATTGGAGTGATTTGAATGTTAAAAATCGTATTGATTTTATCAAAAATTTAGCATTTGATTTAACAAGACAACAACATTTGCTGGCAAAAAGGTGTACTTTAGAGATGGGTAAACCAATTAAACAGTCAATAGCAGAAGTACAAAAGTGTAAACTATTGTGTGATTATTACGTGGAAAATGCCGAAAAATTCCTGAGCGCGGAAAAAATAGATACTGACGGAAGTGAGAGTTTCGTTACTTACGAACCCTTAGGAGTTATACTTGGAGTTATGCCATGGAATTTTCCCTATTGGCAGGTATTCAGGTTTGCCATACCGGCTATTATCGCAGGAAATACTGTAGTGGTTAAGCATGCCTCTAATGTTGCAGGCTGTGCGCAACTATTGGAAGACATTTTTATCGAAGCGGGTTTTCCAAAGGGCGTATATCAGAACCTAATGATTGCCAGTGACCAGGTAGAAGATGTAATTAAAAATCCCATTATTAAGGCTGTTTCGTTAACAGGTAGTGAAAAAGCTGGGGCAGCTGTAGCATCGGCAGCAGCTAAAGAAATTAAAAAAGCAGTATTAGAGCTAGGAGGAAGTAATGCACTTATAATCTGCGAGGATGCAGACTTGGATAAGGCTGTACCCATTGCGGTTACAGCAAGAATGCAAAATGCAGGGCAAAGCTGTATAGCAGCTAAGCGATTCTTTGTTCATGAATCACTATTTGATACGTTTATACGTAAATTTAAGGAAGGGGTTGAAAAGATGAAGATTGGCGATCCGATGAATGATGATACTGAGATAGGTCCACTGGCTAGAATCGATCTGGCAAAAGACATTGAAAAACAAGTTGACAAATCGGTAGAAATGGGAGCAAAGATTATCACAGGAGGAAAACGTACAGATGCCTTTTATGACCCTACCGTTTTAATTGATGTTACTACAGATATGCCTGTGTTTAACGAAGAAGTTTTTGGGCCCGCTGTACCGGTTATGCCTTTTAAAACTTTTGAAGAGGCGGTTGAATTAAGTAATAAAAGTAACTTCGGACTGGGAGTTTCTATTTTTACCGAGGATATTGAAGCGATTAAAAATAAAATACATTTATTCCAGGAAGGAGCAGTTTTTATTAATGCGATGGTAAAATCAGATCCGGCACTGCCATTTGGAGGTGTTAAAAGATCCGGTTATGGAAGGGAACTTGCAGAAAATGGTATGAAAGAGTTTGTAAACGTCAAAACGGTTTACATAAAATAG